A single window of Microbacterium oryzae DNA harbors:
- a CDS encoding sugar phosphate isomerase/epimerase family protein, protein MKLGVYNAILHDRSLPEALKVVADLGLTGIELNSGGFLPAVHIPTFDDILVSDAARDDFLGLFEGTGVEIAGLNANGNPLHAKQEIREKHAEDIRRSIRLAERLGQTRLVTMSGLPGSDATAKYPNWIVNAWNSAALDVLDYQWGVAADFWRETDRLAADHGVKVALELHPQNIVFNTRDVRKLVELTGATHVGVELDASHLFWQQMDPVAVVRELGELVFHAAAKDVRVNPETAKLYGVLDNGFRRLDPSEPRTNLGGDEWANEWPKPAAWDFVALGKGHDTAYWTEFLRALHEVDPEMRVNIEHEDVELGRIEGLEVAAKVLRDADRALQESLA, encoded by the coding sequence ATGAAGCTCGGCGTCTACAACGCGATCCTGCACGACCGCTCGCTGCCCGAGGCCCTGAAGGTCGTCGCCGACCTGGGTCTCACGGGCATCGAGCTGAACTCCGGCGGCTTCCTGCCGGCGGTGCACATCCCGACGTTCGACGACATCCTCGTCTCGGATGCCGCGCGCGATGACTTCCTCGGCCTCTTCGAGGGCACCGGGGTCGAGATCGCCGGCCTCAACGCCAACGGCAACCCGCTGCACGCGAAGCAGGAGATCCGCGAGAAGCACGCAGAGGACATCCGCCGCTCCATCCGCCTCGCCGAGCGCCTGGGCCAGACGCGTCTCGTGACGATGTCGGGCCTGCCCGGCTCGGACGCGACGGCGAAGTACCCGAACTGGATCGTCAACGCGTGGAACTCCGCCGCGCTCGACGTGCTCGACTACCAGTGGGGTGTCGCGGCGGACTTCTGGCGTGAGACCGACCGCCTCGCGGCCGATCACGGCGTGAAGGTCGCGCTCGAGCTGCACCCTCAGAACATCGTCTTCAACACCCGCGACGTCCGCAAGCTCGTCGAACTCACCGGCGCCACGCACGTCGGCGTCGAGCTCGACGCGTCGCACCTGTTCTGGCAGCAGATGGACCCCGTCGCGGTCGTCCGCGAGCTCGGCGAGCTCGTCTTCCACGCCGCGGCCAAGGACGTGCGCGTGAACCCCGAGACGGCGAAGCTCTACGGCGTGCTCGACAACGGCTTCCGCCGCCTCGACCCCTCGGAGCCGCGCACCAACCTCGGTGGCGACGAGTGGGCGAACGAGTGGCCGAAGCCGGCGGCCTGGGACTTCGTCGCACTCGGCAAGGGCCACGACACGGCGTATTGGACGGAGTTCCTCCGCGCCCTGCACGAGGTCGACCCCGAGATGCGCGTGAACATCGAGCACGAGGACGTCGAGCTCGGCCGCATCGAGGGCCTCGAGGTCGCCGCGAAGGTCCTGCGCGACGCCGACCGCGCCCTGCAGGAGTCGCTCGCCTGA
- a CDS encoding response regulator transcription factor codes for MRILICEDSVLLREGLVRLLEDAGHEVVAALPDAEELLGAVAASVPELCILDVRLPPTFTDEGIRAAIAVRAAHRELPVLVLSQYVEERYASELISAHGAAIGYLLKDRVADVADFLESVSRIAQGATVLDPEVVAQLLSRRTRDERMARLTERERATLALIAEGKSNQAIAGVLFVSEASVEKYVTAIFQKLGLEPGESGNRRVLAALAHIENTGGTPQTGATR; via the coding sequence GTGCGCATCCTGATCTGCGAGGATTCCGTCCTCCTCCGTGAGGGCCTCGTCCGCCTCCTCGAAGACGCCGGCCACGAAGTCGTCGCGGCTCTGCCCGACGCAGAGGAGCTGCTCGGGGCGGTCGCGGCGTCGGTGCCCGAGCTGTGCATCCTCGACGTCCGCCTGCCGCCCACGTTCACCGACGAGGGCATCCGCGCGGCGATCGCCGTCCGCGCCGCGCACCGCGAGCTCCCCGTCCTCGTGCTGTCGCAGTACGTCGAGGAGCGGTACGCGAGCGAGCTCATCAGCGCGCACGGCGCGGCGATCGGCTACCTGCTCAAGGACCGCGTCGCCGATGTGGCGGACTTCCTCGAGTCCGTGTCGCGGATCGCCCAGGGCGCGACCGTGCTGGACCCCGAGGTGGTCGCGCAGCTGCTGAGCCGCCGCACCCGCGACGAGCGGATGGCCCGGCTCACGGAGCGCGAGCGCGCGACGCTCGCGCTCATCGCGGAGGGCAAGTCGAACCAAGCGATCGCCGGCGTGCTCTTCGTCTCCGAGGCGAGCGTCGAGAAGTACGTGACCGCCATCTTCCAGAAGCTCGGCCTCGAGCCGGGCGAATCGGGCAACCGCCGCGTCCTCGCGGCCCTCGCCCACATCGAGAACACGGGCGGAACGCCCCAGACAGGAGCGACACGATGA
- a CDS encoding rhomboid family intramembrane serine protease, with protein MTAADRPRNTDDFCYRHPDRQSFVLCQRCLRTICAECQTQGPVGVVCPECMKEQRKSRTSAQRRAERRWGGRSVSAVGGRPRAMGWIAGVTAAVYLLQMLDTYALGGALGVQYWLMFYAPALYPDLTAVFQPWRLATVALVHGGFWHVGLNLLSLWMIGRILEPIIGTARFLAVYALSTIGGSVAVALLAFSTPVVGASGAVFGLLGVLLVIGRHLGGDIRGILVVLGINLVIGFVPGFNVSWQAHVGGLVTGLIVGLILARTSERSRRGLRIALLSLVLVGLLALLALPPVLHPAAFA; from the coding sequence GTGACCGCCGCCGACCGTCCTCGCAATACGGACGACTTCTGCTACCGGCATCCCGATCGGCAGAGCTTCGTCCTGTGTCAGCGGTGTCTGCGCACCATCTGCGCGGAGTGCCAGACGCAGGGGCCGGTCGGCGTGGTCTGCCCGGAGTGCATGAAGGAGCAGCGGAAGAGCCGCACGAGCGCGCAGCGACGCGCTGAGCGCCGCTGGGGCGGCCGGTCCGTCTCCGCGGTCGGCGGTCGCCCGCGCGCGATGGGCTGGATCGCGGGCGTCACCGCCGCGGTCTACCTCCTCCAGATGCTCGACACCTACGCGCTCGGCGGCGCCCTCGGCGTGCAGTACTGGCTGATGTTCTACGCGCCGGCGCTGTACCCCGACCTCACGGCCGTGTTCCAGCCGTGGCGGCTCGCCACGGTGGCGCTCGTGCACGGCGGCTTCTGGCATGTGGGGCTCAACCTGCTCTCGCTGTGGATGATCGGACGCATCCTGGAGCCGATCATCGGCACCGCGCGGTTCCTCGCCGTGTACGCCCTGTCCACGATCGGCGGCTCCGTGGCGGTGGCGCTCCTGGCCTTCTCGACGCCCGTCGTCGGCGCCTCCGGGGCGGTGTTCGGGCTTCTCGGCGTGCTGCTCGTGATCGGCCGGCACCTCGGCGGGGACATCCGCGGCATCCTCGTCGTGCTCGGGATCAACCTCGTCATCGGATTCGTGCCGGGCTTCAACGTCTCCTGGCAGGCGCACGTGGGCGGGCTCGTGACCGGCCTCATCGTGGGGCTCATCCTCGCGCGCACGAGCGAGCGCAGCCGACGCGGGCTCCGCATCGCGCTGCTGTCCCTCGTCCTCGTGGGACTCCTCGCGCTGCTGGCACTCCCGCCGGTGCTGCATCCCGCCGCGTTCGCCTGA
- a CDS encoding DNA helicase: protein MSLDLSKKQKKELKKLQQSAAHVWEAQQVVAASAAELAKQAGRQLETFGRQQVAPTVEEKYHEHVGPYVDRARPYVDRGMSASKKFVQLSLLPVAGTVAGKALSAWDASADARAKLAHLGSAPVPPPKKKSSAGPVIALILGIGAAVGVLYAAWQTLRADDELWVADDPLAAPDA from the coding sequence GTGAGCCTCGACCTCAGCAAAAAGCAGAAGAAGGAGCTCAAGAAGCTCCAGCAGTCCGCGGCGCATGTCTGGGAGGCACAGCAGGTCGTCGCCGCCAGCGCTGCAGAGCTCGCCAAGCAGGCGGGCCGCCAGCTCGAGACGTTCGGACGGCAGCAGGTCGCTCCGACGGTCGAGGAGAAGTACCACGAGCACGTCGGACCCTACGTGGACCGCGCACGTCCGTATGTCGATCGCGGCATGAGCGCCTCGAAGAAGTTCGTCCAGCTCTCGCTGCTGCCGGTCGCCGGCACCGTTGCGGGCAAGGCGCTCTCCGCGTGGGACGCTTCGGCCGACGCGCGCGCGAAGCTCGCCCACCTGGGCTCGGCTCCCGTTCCCCCGCCGAAGAAGAAGTCGAGCGCCGGTCCGGTCATCGCCCTCATCCTCGGCATCGGCGCCGCGGTCGGCGTGCTCTACGCCGCATGGCAGACGCTGCGTGCCGACGACGAGCTGTGGGTGGCGGACGACCCGCTGGCCGCGCCCGACGCCTGA
- the aroQ gene encoding type II 3-dehydroquinate dehydratase, which yields MHNRILLVNGPNLNLLGAREPEIYGSDTLDDVVSRVERTASELGFAVRAVQSNHEGVLIDAIHAAREDCDAVVINPGAFTHTSVALRDALTGVHLPFVEVHISNVHAREPFRHHSYLSDVASCVIVGAGVQGYVFAVQRIAALLAS from the coding sequence GTGCACAACCGGATCCTGCTCGTCAACGGACCGAACCTCAACCTCCTGGGCGCCCGCGAGCCGGAGATCTACGGCTCGGACACGCTCGACGACGTCGTCTCCCGCGTGGAGCGCACGGCGTCGGAGCTCGGCTTCGCCGTGCGGGCGGTGCAGAGCAATCACGAGGGCGTGCTCATCGACGCCATCCACGCCGCGCGCGAGGACTGCGACGCCGTGGTGATCAACCCCGGCGCCTTCACGCACACGTCCGTGGCCCTGCGCGATGCGCTCACCGGCGTGCACCTGCCGTTCGTCGAGGTGCACATCTCCAACGTGCACGCGCGCGAGCCGTTCCGGCACCACTCGTACCTCTCCGACGTGGCGAGCTGCGTCATCGTCGGAGCGGGCGTGCAGGGGTACGTCTTCGCCGTCCAGCGGATCGCGGCCCTGCTCGCGAGCTGA
- a CDS encoding NUDIX hydrolase, with amino-acid sequence MDLRVAAYAVIVDDQDRLLLSRWIEGSKPAWTLPGGGMDPGEHPEHTCRREVREETGYEVALGGVLGVDSAVIPARKRLSGVGDLQALRIIYRATITGGSLAYEIDGSTDMAEWIPLSRVRSIERVSLVDTALRMAGLL; translated from the coding sequence ATGGATCTCAGAGTCGCCGCGTACGCCGTCATCGTCGACGACCAGGACCGCCTGCTGCTCTCGCGTTGGATCGAGGGATCGAAGCCCGCGTGGACGCTCCCCGGCGGCGGCATGGACCCGGGGGAGCACCCCGAGCACACCTGCCGCCGCGAGGTGCGCGAGGAGACGGGCTACGAGGTGGCGCTCGGCGGCGTCCTCGGCGTCGACTCCGCCGTGATCCCCGCGCGGAAGCGGCTGTCCGGAGTGGGGGACCTCCAGGCGCTGCGGATCATCTACCGGGCGACGATCACCGGCGGATCGCTCGCCTACGAGATCGACGGCTCCACCGACATGGCCGAGTGGATCCCGCTGTCGCGGGTGCGGTCGATCGAGCGCGTCTCGCTCGTCGACACGGCGCTGCGGATGGCGGGGCTGCTGTGA
- a CDS encoding sensor histidine kinase — MTTQLAPATTARTSTLLRVAGAVAHLAALAFLGAVAFTVLLTLLGVGIGLVPVIGIGLLLLVGLVYLLYGVAWLETARVDGLYGFGLPALTWRPRVGPGFGGYLRTLLRQAVDPRMWRALANLAIATFFGALVLTLLRALVASIVTCFAPLAGAETVRTVFGLEIATAWAIPVGILGAVVSAAGIIGLALLHGVLSRAILVPSQEEQLAAQARTSDAQRAGAVRASEVERTRIERDLHDGVQPRLVSVGMTLGLAQQKIDSDPDAARSLIEEAHTSTKAAITELRQLARGIHASVLDDRGLDAALSALAGRSHIPVHLDVRMEGRCSREAEAAVYFAIAESLTNAAKHSRAAECRVTVRRRDDGVLWARVEDNGIGGARVLPGGGLDGISNRILSAGGAVRLDSPNGGPTALEVSVPCAS; from the coding sequence ATGACCACACAGCTCGCCCCCGCGACGACCGCTCGGACGTCGACGCTCCTGCGCGTCGCGGGCGCCGTCGCGCATCTCGCGGCACTCGCCTTCCTCGGCGCCGTCGCGTTCACGGTGCTCCTCACGCTGCTCGGCGTCGGGATCGGCCTGGTCCCGGTCATCGGGATCGGCCTCCTCCTCCTCGTCGGCCTCGTCTACCTGCTCTACGGCGTCGCATGGCTCGAGACAGCCCGGGTCGACGGCCTGTACGGCTTCGGGCTCCCCGCTCTCACCTGGCGGCCGCGCGTCGGCCCCGGCTTCGGCGGCTACCTGCGCACCCTGCTGCGCCAGGCCGTCGACCCGCGCATGTGGCGGGCGCTCGCCAACCTCGCGATCGCGACGTTCTTCGGCGCGCTCGTCCTCACGCTGCTCCGCGCCCTCGTCGCGTCGATCGTGACGTGCTTCGCGCCGCTCGCCGGCGCCGAGACCGTGCGGACGGTCTTCGGCCTCGAGATCGCGACCGCGTGGGCCATCCCCGTGGGCATCCTCGGTGCGGTGGTGTCGGCGGCCGGCATCATCGGGCTCGCGCTGCTCCACGGCGTGCTGAGCCGAGCCATCCTCGTGCCGTCGCAGGAGGAGCAGCTCGCCGCCCAGGCCCGCACCTCCGATGCGCAGCGAGCCGGTGCGGTCCGCGCCTCCGAGGTGGAGCGCACGCGCATCGAGCGCGACCTCCACGACGGCGTCCAGCCGCGCCTGGTCTCGGTCGGCATGACGCTCGGCCTCGCTCAGCAGAAGATCGACAGCGACCCCGATGCCGCCCGCTCGCTCATCGAGGAGGCGCACACGTCGACGAAGGCCGCCATCACCGAGCTGCGGCAGCTCGCCCGCGGCATCCACGCCTCGGTGCTCGACGACCGCGGCCTCGACGCCGCGCTGTCGGCCCTCGCGGGGCGCTCGCACATCCCCGTGCACCTCGATGTGCGCATGGAGGGCCGCTGCAGCCGCGAGGCGGAGGCCGCGGTGTACTTCGCGATCGCCGAGTCGCTCACCAACGCCGCCAAGCACTCGCGGGCAGCCGAGTGCCGCGTCACGGTGCGGCGCCGCGACGACGGCGTGCTGTGGGCGCGCGTCGAGGACAACGGCATCGGCGGGGCCCGCGTGCTCCCCGGCGGCGGCCTCGACGGCATCTCGAACCGCATCCTGTCGGCTGGCGGCGCCGTCCGCCTCGACAGCCCGAACGGCGGCCCCACCGCCCTGGAGGTGAGCGTCCCGTGCGCATCCTGA
- a CDS encoding threonine/serine ThrE exporter family protein: MAQDRHRRVMESVRRALWSDSSHAAPTEMLTVIDDAMVVRIIDLAMRVCEVMLSVGASAKEVVLAALRITGAYGLKSVHVNVTYNSVTVSDHRGGDGHPVTLMQVVRSAVPDHAKLQRLQALVTDIEEGLDLREARTRFREIRRTPFLYRPGVVIFAQAMLAVGVGVMFGASWIVLVVTFLAALGVAGSQAGLAKLRVPMFFTQISGAFVLTIATVITAVLAQMGVEPFTDVRPTIVVSSGIVLMLAGLAVVGAAQDAIDGFALTAGGRILELTLQTLGVVLGIVVGLQLASALGVGLQLPAEALPLGSFPGQIIGAILVAVTVAVVNGAGLRIVVVSVVLAAIGWIGYAIPSTAGIDAAASSFVGAFAASLFGAFIAYRLRVPSVAVTTAAIVPLVPGSAVFRGLLGFVEAGDDTGRLIVAAQALVTAGMIGIALAAGATLGLFIGSPLRASLDGVRMRVRTTARPRAAAGAGRIVAVPRREEGEPGAAAPGQ, encoded by the coding sequence ATGGCCCAGGATCGTCACCGCCGCGTCATGGAGAGCGTGCGCAGAGCGCTCTGGAGCGACTCCTCCCACGCGGCGCCGACCGAGATGCTCACGGTCATCGACGACGCCATGGTCGTGCGGATCATCGACCTCGCGATGCGCGTGTGCGAGGTGATGCTGTCGGTCGGCGCATCGGCCAAGGAGGTCGTGCTCGCCGCGCTCCGCATCACCGGCGCCTACGGCCTGAAGAGCGTTCACGTCAACGTGACGTACAACTCGGTGACGGTCTCCGATCATCGCGGCGGCGACGGCCATCCCGTCACCCTCATGCAGGTCGTCCGGTCGGCCGTGCCCGACCACGCGAAGCTCCAGCGGCTGCAGGCGCTCGTCACCGACATTGAGGAGGGCCTGGACCTCCGGGAGGCGCGGACGCGCTTCCGCGAGATCCGCCGCACGCCGTTCCTCTATCGACCCGGGGTCGTCATCTTCGCGCAGGCCATGCTCGCCGTCGGCGTCGGGGTGATGTTCGGGGCGTCGTGGATCGTCCTCGTCGTGACGTTCCTCGCCGCGCTCGGCGTCGCCGGATCGCAGGCGGGGCTCGCGAAGCTGCGCGTGCCGATGTTCTTCACGCAGATCTCCGGCGCCTTCGTCCTGACCATCGCGACGGTGATCACGGCCGTGCTCGCGCAGATGGGCGTGGAGCCCTTCACCGACGTGCGACCGACCATCGTCGTGTCGTCGGGGATCGTCCTCATGCTCGCCGGCCTCGCGGTGGTGGGCGCCGCGCAGGACGCCATCGACGGCTTCGCGCTCACCGCGGGCGGGCGCATCCTCGAGCTCACCCTGCAGACCCTGGGCGTGGTGCTCGGGATCGTGGTCGGCCTGCAGCTCGCGAGCGCGCTGGGCGTCGGGCTGCAGCTGCCAGCGGAGGCGCTCCCGCTCGGATCCTTCCCGGGTCAGATCATCGGGGCCATCCTCGTCGCCGTCACCGTCGCGGTCGTGAACGGCGCGGGGCTGCGCATCGTCGTGGTGAGCGTGGTGCTCGCCGCCATCGGCTGGATCGGGTACGCGATCCCGTCCACGGCGGGGATCGACGCCGCCGCCTCGAGTTTCGTCGGCGCCTTCGCCGCCAGCCTCTTCGGAGCCTTCATCGCCTACCGCCTGCGCGTGCCATCCGTCGCTGTCACGACCGCCGCGATCGTGCCGCTGGTGCCCGGCTCGGCCGTCTTCCGCGGGCTCCTCGGGTTCGTCGAGGCGGGGGACGACACCGGGCGGCTCATCGTCGCCGCCCAGGCCCTCGTGACCGCCGGGATGATCGGCATCGCCCTCGCCGCGGGCGCGACGCTGGGCCTCTTCATCGGATCGCCCCTGCGCGCCTCGCTCGACGGCGTCCGCATGCGCGTCCGGACGACCGCGCGGCCGCGCGCCGCCGCGGGGGCGGGGCGCATCGTCGCGGTGCCGCGCCGCGAGGAGGGTGAGCCGGGGGCCGCTGCTCCGGGTCAGTAG
- a CDS encoding peptidylprolyl isomerase — protein sequence MTQHTAVATIHTNHGDIVVNLFGDHAPKTVENFVGLSDGSKEWTDPRTGKPGEGALYQDVIFHRIIPNFMIQGGDPLGQGVGGPGYQFDDEIHPELDFNAPYKLAMANAGKRPNAITGKMSGTNGSQFFITTDPTPWLQGKHTIFGEVADDASRAVVDAIAAVPTGAGDRPRQDVVISSIDIASV from the coding sequence ATGACTCAGCACACCGCCGTCGCGACCATCCACACCAACCACGGCGACATCGTGGTCAACCTCTTCGGCGACCACGCGCCCAAGACTGTCGAGAACTTCGTCGGGCTCTCCGACGGCTCGAAGGAGTGGACCGACCCCCGCACGGGCAAGCCCGGCGAGGGAGCGCTCTACCAGGACGTCATCTTCCACCGCATCATCCCGAACTTCATGATCCAGGGCGGCGACCCGCTCGGCCAGGGCGTCGGCGGCCCCGGCTACCAGTTCGACGACGAGATCCACCCGGAGCTCGACTTCAACGCTCCCTACAAGCTGGCCATGGCGAACGCCGGCAAGCGCCCCAACGCGATCACGGGCAAGATGAGCGGCACCAACGGCTCGCAGTTCTTCATCACCACCGACCCGACGCCGTGGCTGCAGGGCAAGCACACGATCTTCGGCGAGGTCGCCGACGACGCCTCCCGTGCGGTCGTCGACGCGATCGCCGCAGTGCCGACCGGCGCCGGCGACCGTCCCCGCCAGGACGTCGTCATCTCGTCGATCGACATCGCGTCGGTCTGA
- a CDS encoding Gfo/Idh/MocA family protein translates to MPESLGVAVIGAGMAGRAHAAAYRTAPTVYDSTLPPIRLVSIGDVNAEFGSLAARRFGYERNDTSWQAIAEADDIDVVSVVVANHLHREIVEGLLAAGKHVLCEKPLSDSLDDAIAMADAARSASSIARIGFTYRRSPGIAYIRDLVQSGVLGRVLHFSGRYWTDYAADAHIPISWRFKGAPGSGALADVGSHLGYIAEFIGGDIREVSGGRFATVISQRPKPLGAVIGHEHGAVSDELDTVENDDYAAFSFDFADGGAGAIEVSRVAAGHANSLFLEVFCENGSATFDFRNPTEIGLMLNEGPTAQRGFRRVLLGPEHPYIRGGLAMDATTVGFGQNEGFVYQARAFLEEVAGLPAESSLPRCATFDEGVHNMRLLGAVAESASRRGEAVDVTTEVFA, encoded by the coding sequence ATGCCCGAATCGCTGGGAGTCGCCGTCATCGGCGCCGGCATGGCGGGGCGCGCCCACGCCGCCGCGTACCGCACGGCGCCGACCGTCTACGACAGCACCCTGCCGCCTATCCGCCTCGTGTCGATCGGCGATGTGAACGCCGAGTTCGGCAGCCTGGCCGCGCGCCGCTTCGGCTACGAGCGGAACGACACCTCGTGGCAGGCGATCGCCGAGGCCGACGACATCGACGTCGTGAGCGTCGTCGTCGCCAACCACCTGCACCGCGAGATCGTCGAAGGGCTCCTCGCCGCCGGCAAGCACGTGCTGTGCGAGAAGCCGCTAAGCGACAGCCTCGACGACGCGATCGCCATGGCCGATGCCGCGCGCTCGGCCTCGAGCATCGCGCGCATCGGCTTCACCTACCGCCGCTCGCCCGGCATCGCCTACATCCGCGACCTCGTGCAGTCGGGCGTTCTCGGCCGCGTGCTGCACTTCAGCGGCCGCTACTGGACGGACTACGCCGCCGACGCGCACATCCCGATCAGCTGGCGCTTCAAGGGCGCCCCCGGCTCGGGCGCCCTCGCCGACGTGGGCAGCCACCTCGGCTATATCGCCGAGTTCATCGGCGGCGACATCCGCGAGGTCTCCGGCGGACGGTTCGCCACCGTCATCTCCCAGCGTCCGAAGCCCCTCGGCGCCGTCATCGGCCACGAGCACGGCGCGGTCTCCGACGAGCTCGACACGGTCGAGAACGACGACTACGCCGCGTTCTCGTTCGACTTCGCGGATGGCGGTGCCGGCGCGATCGAGGTCTCCCGCGTCGCCGCCGGCCACGCGAACTCGCTCTTCCTCGAGGTGTTCTGCGAGAACGGATCCGCCACGTTCGACTTCCGCAACCCGACCGAGATCGGCCTCATGCTGAACGAGGGCCCGACGGCCCAGCGCGGGTTCCGCCGCGTGCTGCTCGGCCCCGAGCACCCCTACATCCGCGGCGGCCTGGCGATGGATGCCACCACGGTCGGCTTCGGCCAGAACGAGGGCTTCGTCTACCAGGCACGCGCCTTCCTCGAGGAGGTCGCCGGACTCCCGGCGGAATCCTCTCTTCCCCGCTGCGCGACGTTCGACGAGGGCGTGCACAACATGCGCCTCCTCGGCGCGGTCGCGGAGTCCGCATCCCGTCGCGGCGAGGCCGTCGACGTCACTACGGAGGTGTTCGCATGA
- a CDS encoding aminoacyl-tRNA deacylase → MTADDATRRVREAADARGLDIDVQASPAADSLEEAAALRGIAPSDIVKTLVVKGKGDQYYFALVPGDRAISWGKLRSVVGVNKLRLPEPPLALAATGYERGTIVPLGSANDWPVYADERMVGKRVSMGAGARGYTLYVDADALIAAYGATVADITDPIAAIR, encoded by the coding sequence ATGACCGCCGACGACGCCACGCGCCGCGTGCGCGAGGCCGCCGACGCGCGCGGCCTGGACATCGACGTGCAGGCGTCGCCCGCCGCGGATTCCCTCGAAGAGGCGGCGGCGCTGCGCGGCATCGCGCCCTCCGACATCGTCAAGACGCTCGTCGTCAAGGGCAAGGGCGATCAGTACTACTTCGCCCTCGTGCCGGGCGACCGCGCGATCTCGTGGGGCAAGCTCCGCTCGGTGGTCGGCGTCAACAAACTGCGCCTGCCCGAGCCGCCACTCGCCCTCGCCGCGACCGGCTACGAGCGCGGCACCATCGTGCCGCTCGGCTCCGCGAACGACTGGCCCGTCTACGCCGACGAGCGGATGGTCGGAAAGCGCGTCTCGATGGGGGCGGGAGCCCGCGGCTACACCCTCTATGTCGACGCCGACGCCCTGATCGCGGCCTACGGCGCCACCGTCGCCGACATCACCGACCCGATCGCCGCCATCCGCTGA
- a CDS encoding LacI family DNA-binding transcriptional regulator: MAGAGRPTIYDVAVRAGVSKSLVSLVLRGSPKVGDESRAAIHAAIEELGYRPSRAATALAGVRTRNIGLVIDDFRNLWFVDLLDGMRDVLDERGFQVSVADLRRDSHAVDGFVATHAEAIVIAAEPDAAAARVPVPVALVGGRAQGVPGADTVANDDAEGAALATRHLLDLGHRRIGHLTGAGGSATLRRDAFVATAREAGLEPLVAGGQDETTEEGGFQAARRLLTDHPDVTGVFAANDVMALGAAAALREHGHRIPEDVSLVGYDDSPLANSRYLSFTTVDDRSREVGAAAARAVLTRIDDASAEPQHVLIPPTLIERGTTAPPRGRRSGE; encoded by the coding sequence ATGGCCGGTGCCGGCAGACCGACGATCTACGACGTCGCCGTGCGGGCGGGCGTCTCGAAGTCGCTCGTCTCCCTCGTGCTGCGCGGGTCACCCAAGGTGGGTGACGAGAGCCGCGCGGCCATCCACGCGGCGATCGAGGAGCTCGGGTATCGCCCGAGCCGCGCCGCGACGGCGCTCGCCGGCGTGCGCACGCGCAACATCGGCCTCGTGATCGACGACTTCCGCAACCTCTGGTTCGTCGACCTGCTCGACGGCATGCGCGACGTGCTCGACGAGCGCGGATTCCAGGTGAGTGTGGCCGATCTGCGACGCGACAGCCACGCCGTGGACGGCTTCGTCGCCACGCACGCCGAGGCGATCGTCATCGCCGCCGAGCCCGACGCCGCCGCCGCGCGCGTCCCCGTGCCCGTCGCCCTGGTGGGAGGGCGCGCACAGGGAGTGCCGGGTGCCGACACCGTCGCGAACGACGACGCGGAGGGGGCAGCCCTCGCGACGCGGCACCTCCTCGATCTCGGGCATCGGCGCATCGGGCACCTCACGGGCGCTGGCGGCTCGGCCACGCTGCGCCGCGACGCCTTCGTAGCCACCGCGCGCGAGGCGGGCCTCGAGCCGCTCGTCGCGGGCGGGCAGGACGAGACGACGGAGGAGGGCGGCTTCCAGGCCGCACGGCGCCTGCTCACCGACCACCCCGATGTCACCGGGGTCTTCGCCGCCAACGACGTCATGGCGCTGGGCGCCGCCGCCGCGCTCCGCGAGCACGGGCACCGCATTCCCGAAGACGTCTCCCTCGTCGGCTACGACGACTCCCCTCTCGCCAACAGCCGCTACCTCTCCTTCACGACCGTCGACGACCGCAGCCGCGAGGTGGGTGCCGCAGCCGCTCGCGCCGTTCTCACTCGCATCGACGACGCGTCGGCCGAGCCGCAGCACGTGCTCATCCCGCCGACCCTCATCGAGCGCGGAACCACGGCCCCGCCCCGAGGCCGACGTTCAGGAGAATAG